In a single window of the Cucurbita pepo subsp. pepo cultivar mu-cu-16 chromosome LG18, ASM280686v2, whole genome shotgun sequence genome:
- the LOC111780390 gene encoding probable inactive purple acid phosphatase 27 has product MAESLRIRNIHFITLVLLCIGFPAHSNRIRPDEHQPLSKIDVYKATVALRNNAYIKASPLVLGLNGEDTDWVTVKFLHPEPSADDWIAVFSPAKFNSSPCPGSNKRVQTPLICSSPIKFNYANYSSPNYAKTGKASLVFELINQRADFSFALFSGGLSNPKLIAVSNPLSFKNPKAPLFPRLAHGKLWNEMTVTWTSGYNISEAIPFVEWGLEGETQTRSPAGTLTFSRKSMCGAPARTVGWRDPGFFHTSFLQNLWPNTVYTYRLGHRLFSGSYIWSKNYSFKSSPHPGEESLQRVIIFGDMGKGQRDGSNEYSNYQPGALNTTDQLIKDLDNIDIVFHIGDLSYANGYLSQWDQFTAQVEPIASRVPYMVASGNHERDWPNTGSFYANMDSGGECGVPTETMFYFPAENRAKFWYKTDYGLFRFCIVDSEHDWREGSEQYRFIEHCLASADRRRQPWLIFAAHRVLGYSSNDWYALEGSYEEPMGRESLQKLWQKYRVDIAFYGHVHNYERTCPIYQNQCVNEEKSHYSGTMNGTIHVVAGGAGSHLSAFTKEIPKWSLYRDYDFGFVKLTAFDRHSLLFEYKKSSDGKVYDSFTISRDYRDVLACVPDSCERTTMAA; this is encoded by the exons ATGGCGGAGAGCCTCCGAATTCGAAACATTCATTTCATCACTCTCGTTCTCCTCTGTATCGGATTCCCCGCTCATAGTAATCGGATTCGGCCCGATGAACACCAGCCGCTCTCCAAAATTGATGTATACAAGGCTACTGTTGCACTCCGAAACAATGCCTACATCAAAGCCTCGCCGCTTGTTTTAGGCCTCAAT GGCGAGGATACCGATTGGGTGACGGTCAAGTTTTTACATCCTGAACCCTCAGCAGATGATTGGATTGCAGTGTTTTCTCCTGCGAAGTTTAA CTCATCTCCCTGTCCTGGTTCAAATAAAAGGGTCCAAACTCCATTAATCTGCTCGAGCCCTATAAAG TTCAATTATGCAAACTACTCAAGTCCAAATTATGCGAAGACAGGAAAAGCTTCTTTGGTATTCGAGTTGATCAATCAGCGAGCTGACTTCTCATTTGCCTTATTTTCAGGAGGTCTTTCAAAT CCCAAACTTATTGCTGTTTCAAATCCACTTTCATTTAAGAATCCTAAAGCACCATTGTTTCCTCGCCTTGCACATGGGAAGCTATGGAATGAA ATGACAGTAACCTGGACCAGTGGGTACAATATAAGTGAAGCTATTCCCTTTGTTGAATGGGGTTTAGAAGGAGAGACACAGACTAGATCCCCTGCTGGGACGCTGACATTTAGTAGGAAGAGCATGTGTG gtGCTCCTGCACGAACTGTTGGTTGGCGTGATCCTGGTTTCTTTCATACGAGTTTCCTACAAAACTTATGGCCGAACACTGT GTACACGTACAGACTGGGTCATCGCTTGTTTAGTGGCTCATATATTTGGAGCAAGAACTATTCATTCAAGTCATCACCGCATCCTGGAGAAGAATCATTACAGCGTGTCATTATATTTGGTGATATGGGGAAG GGACAACGTGATGGCTCAAATGAGTACAGCAACTATCAACCCGGAGCATTGAACACCACTGACCAGCTCATCAAAGACTTGGACAACATTGACATTGTCTTTCATATCGGAGACCTATCTTATGCAAATGGGTATCTCTCACAGTGGGACCAATTCACTGCGCAGGTGGAGCCCATTGCATCTAGGGTCCCCTACATGGTTGCAAG TGGTAACCATGAGCGTGACTGGCCGAATACCGGGTCCTTCTATGCAAACATGGATTCGGGTGGGGAGTGCGGAGTTCCAACGGAGaccatgttttattttcctgCCGAAAACAGAGCAAAGTTCTG GTATAAGACAGATTATGGATTATTCCGGTTCTGTATAGTAGACTCTGAACATGACTGGCGAGAAGGCTCAGAACAGTACAGATTCATAGAGCATTGCCTTGCATCAGCGGATAGACGAAGACAACCTTGGTTGATATTTGCTGCTCATCGTGTGCTTGGCTACTCTTCCAACGATTGGTATGCGTTGGAGGGATCATACGAAGAACCCAtgggaagggaaagcctacAGAAACTCTGGCAGAAGTACAGGGTTGATATCGCCTTCTATGGCCATGTCCATAACTACGAAAGAACATGTCCAATTTATCAG AATCAATGCgtgaatgaagaaaaaagtcaCTATTCGGGCACTATGAATGGCACAATCCACGTGGTTGCTGGCGGAGCAGGGAGCCACTTATCCGCATTCACCAAGGAAATCCCCAAATGGAGTCTATACAGAGACTACGATTTTGGTTTCGTAAAGTTGACGGCATTCGACCGTCACTCTCTGCTTTTCGAGTACAAGAAAAGCAGCGACGGTAAGGTGTATGATTCCTTTACCATTTCAAGAGACTACAGGGACGTCCTGGCCTGTGTTCCCGACAGTTGCGAACGCACAACTATGGCCGCCTGA
- the LOC111780382 gene encoding F-box protein At1g67340-like, translating into MEKWCDSAHRFLKRCVDAGNSEASYTLGMIRFYCLRNRGSGASLMAKAAIKSHAPALYSLAVIQFNGSGGSKSDKDLQAGVALCARAAFLGHVDALRELGHCLQDGYGVRRNSDEGRRLLIQANARELAAVLLSSSRVRQQRHHQFGNLPDLTATRCSLLSDFGCDFPATEPHPVNLFLREWFESERGVAARVGLRLCSHGGCGRPETRPHEFRRCSICGTVNYCSRGCQAQDWKVRHKEECTAVQRWQDAEVDNAGGGIFNAVEEVEDANVVGTV; encoded by the exons ATGGAAAAATGGTGCGATTCCGCTCACCGTTTTCTCAAACGCTGCGTTGACGCCGGTAACTCGGAAGCGAGTTACACGCTCGGaatg ATCCGATTTTATTGCTTGAGAAATCGAGGGAGTGGAGCTTCTTTAATGGCTAAAGCAGCGATTAAATCTCACGCTCCGGCGCTATACTCGCTCGCCGTCATTCAATTCAACGGCAGCGGTGGCTCTAAGAGCGACAAGGATCTCCAGGCAGGTGTAGCCCTCTGTGCTCGAGCCGCTTTCCTCGGCCATGTGGACGCACTTCGAGAACTTGGCCACTGCCTTCAAGACGGTTACGGTGTGCGACGGAACTCAGACGAAGGCCGCCGGCTTCTCATCCAAGCCAACGCTCGTGAGCTTGCTGCCGTTCTACTCTCCTCCTCGAGGGTACGGCAACAGCGCCACCACCAGTTCGGCAACCTCCCGGATTTGACGGCGACGCGTTGTTCATTGTTGAGCGATTTCGGCTGTGACTTTCCTGCGACGGAGCCACATCCGGTGAACCTGTTTTTGAGAGAATGGTTCGAATCAGAACGTGGAGTGGCTGCGCGTGTGGGGCTGAGACTTTGCTCGCACGGCGGATGCGGTCGGCCGGAGACTCGGCCGCACGAGTTCCGACGGTGTTCAATTTGTGGCACTGTAAATTACTGTTCAAGAGGATGCCAAGCTCAGGACTGGAAAGTCCGGCACAAAGAGGAGTGTACAGCCGTTCAGCGGTGGCAGGATGCGGAGGTTGACAACGCCGGCGGCGGCATATTTAATGCTGTAGAAGAGGTTGAGGACGCCAACGTCGTGGGTACTGTATAA
- the LOC111780319 gene encoding F-box protein At1g67340-like, producing MISAKRPRTCRNFAAESDLFDVLPDDLLIHLLCRLASSASSPSDLLNLLLTCKRLNRLVLHPLVLSKAGPKAFAVRMEKWCDSAHRFLKRCVDAGNSEASYTLGMIRFYCLRNRGSGASLMAKAAIKSHAPALYSLAVIQFNGSGGSKSDKDLQAGVALCARAAFLGHVDALRELGHCLQDGYGVRRNSDEGRRLLIQANARELAAVLLSSSRVRQQRHHQFGNLPDLTATRCSLLSDFGCDFPATEPHPVNLFLREWFESERGVAARVGLRLCSHGGCGRPETRPHEFRRCSICGTVNYCSRGCQAQDWKVRHKEECTAVQRWQDAEVDNAGGGIFNAVEEVEDANVVGTV from the exons ATGATTTCTGCCAAGAGGCCAAGAACATGCCGCAATTTCGCCGCAGAATCCGATCTCTTTGATGTCTTGCCGGACGATCTCCTAATACACCTCCTTTGCCGCCTCGCCTCCTCCGCCTCCTCCCCTTCCGACCTTCTCAACCTTCTCTTGAC ATGCAAGAGGTTGAATCGCTTGGTTCTTCATCCTTTGGTTCTGTCTAAAGCCGGACCGAAGGCATTTGCAGTTAGAATGGAAAAATGGTGCGATTCCGCTCACCGTTTTCTCAAACGCTGCGTTGACGCCGGTAACTCGGAAGCGAGTTACACGCTCGGaatg ATCCGATTTTATTGCTTGAGAAATCGAGGGAGTGGAGCTTCTTTAATGGCTAAAGCAGCGATTAAATCTCACGCTCCGGCGCTATACTCGCTCGCCGTCATTCAATTCAACGGCAGCGGTGGCTCTAAGAGCGACAAGGATCTCCAGGCAGGTGTAGCCCTCTGTGCTCGAGCCGCTTTCCTCGGCCATGTGGACGCACTTCGAGAACTTGGCCACTGCCTTCAAGACGGTTACGGTGTGCGACGGAACTCAGACGAAGGCCGCCGGCTTCTCATCCAAGCCAACGCTCGTGAGCTTGCTGCCGTTCTACTCTCCTCCTCGAGGGTACGGCAACAGCGCCACCACCAGTTCGGCAACCTCCCGGATTTGACGGCGACGCGTTGTTCATTGTTGAGCGATTTCGGCTGTGACTTTCCTGCGACGGAGCCACATCCGGTGAACCTGTTTTTGAGAGAATGGTTCGAATCAGAACGTGGAGTGGCTGCGCGTGTGGGGCTGAGACTTTGCTCGCACGGCGGATGCGGTCGGCCGGAGACTCGGCCGCACGAGTTCCGACGGTGTTCAATTTGTGGCACTGTAAATTACTGTTCAAGAGGATGCCAAGCTCAGGACTGGAAAGTCCGGCACAAAGAGGAGTGTACAGCCGTTCAGCGGTGGCAGGATGCGGAGGTTGACAACGCCGGCGGCGGCATATTTAATGCTGTAGAAGAGGTTGAGGACGCCAACGTCGTGGGTACTGTATAA
- the LOC111780447 gene encoding protein indeterminate-domain 16-like isoform X2 — protein sequence MEDEDQKELQLLPTPHTIASSSSMRFRSDPYEAGPGSLDLQLSISVRPIRPTAECVFKYEEVMKPEAAGCVEALKWQAAEQIRLAAMEKAYAERVRELTKREIELAQTEFGRARQMWERAREEVEKAERMKERATRQMDSTCMEITCQSCRQRFRPC from the exons ATGGAAGATGAAGATCAGAAGGAGTTGCAGCTCCTTCCGACGCCTCACACCATagcgtcgt CGTCGTCGATGAGGTTCCGGTCGGATCCGTATGAAGCGGGTCCAGGATCGCTGGACCTGCAGCTATCGATAAGCGTGAGGCCAATCCGGCCTACGGCGGAGTGCGTGTTCAAGTACGAGGAGGTGATGAAGCCGGAGGCGGCGGGCTGCGTGGAGGCGCTGAAGTGGCAGGCGGCGGAGCAAATAAGGCTGGCGGCGATGGAAAAGGCGTACGCGGAGAGAGTGAGAGAACTGACGAAGAGGGAGATAGAATTGGCGCAGACGGAATTCGGAAGGGCCCGGCAGATGTGGGAGAGGGCGCGAGAAGAAGTGGAGAAGGCGGAGCGTATGAAAGAGAGAGCCACTCGGCAAATGGACTCTACGTGCATGGAGATCACTTGCCAATCTTGCAGGCAGAGGTTTCGGCCttgttaa
- the LOC111780447 gene encoding protein indeterminate-domain 16-like isoform X1, giving the protein MEDEDQKELQLLPTPHTIASSSSSSHMSSRPSASSMRFRSDPYEAGPGSLDLQLSISVRPIRPTAECVFKYEEVMKPEAAGCVEALKWQAAEQIRLAAMEKAYAERVRELTKREIELAQTEFGRARQMWERAREEVEKAERMKERATRQMDSTCMEITCQSCRQRFRPC; this is encoded by the coding sequence ATGGAAGATGAAGATCAGAAGGAGTTGCAGCTCCTTCCGACGCCTCACACCATagcgtcgtcgtcgtcgtcatcgCACATGTCGTCCCGCCCATCCGCGTCGTCGATGAGGTTCCGGTCGGATCCGTATGAAGCGGGTCCAGGATCGCTGGACCTGCAGCTATCGATAAGCGTGAGGCCAATCCGGCCTACGGCGGAGTGCGTGTTCAAGTACGAGGAGGTGATGAAGCCGGAGGCGGCGGGCTGCGTGGAGGCGCTGAAGTGGCAGGCGGCGGAGCAAATAAGGCTGGCGGCGATGGAAAAGGCGTACGCGGAGAGAGTGAGAGAACTGACGAAGAGGGAGATAGAATTGGCGCAGACGGAATTCGGAAGGGCCCGGCAGATGTGGGAGAGGGCGCGAGAAGAAGTGGAGAAGGCGGAGCGTATGAAAGAGAGAGCCACTCGGCAAATGGACTCTACGTGCATGGAGATCACTTGCCAATCTTGCAGGCAGAGGTTTCGGCCttgttaa
- the LOC111780023 gene encoding acetolactate synthase 3, chloroplastic-like: protein MAAATSPCASKSFSKSSSFILPKPFSRFDLSFSPLPRNPIFRRPLRICSSSLSNPSPKPSSTTASALAVDTSTIPTPEIFVSRFAADEPRKGADILVEALERQGVTDVFAYPGGASMEIHQALTRSSSIRNVLPRHEQGGVFAAEGYARSSGLPGVCIATSGPGATNLVSGLADALLDSVPLVAITGQVPRRMIGTDAFQETPIVEVTRSITKHNYLVLDVDDIPRIVSEAFFLAISGRPGPVLIDIPKDVQQQLAIPNWNQPMKLPGYLSRLPKPPIDSHLEQIVRLISESKKPVLYVGGGCLNSSEELRRFVELTGIPVASTLMGLGAFPCSDDLSLQMLGMHGTVYANYAVDKADLLLAFGVRFDDRVTGKLEAFASRAKIVHIDIDSAEIGKNKQPHVSVCGDVKLALQGMNCLLEKVEKPHFEFSAWREELNEQKSKYPLTFKTFDEAIPPQYAIQVLDELTNGEAIVSTGVGQHQMWAAQFYKYKKPRQWLTSGGLGAMGFGLPAAMGAAVANPGAIVVDIDGDGSFMMNVQELATISVEKLPVKILLLNNQHLGMVVQWEDRFYKANRAHTYLGDPSNESEIFPNMLKFAEGCGIPAARVTKRAELRAAMKKMLETEGPYLLDVIVPHQEHVLPMIPSGGAFKDVITEGDGRCSY, encoded by the coding sequence ATGGCGGCGGCTACATCTCCCTGCGCCTCCAAATCCTTCTCCAAATCCTCCTCCTTTATTCTTCCTAAACCCTTCTCCAGATTCgatctttcattttcccctCTTCCTCGCAATCCCATTTTTCGCCGTCCTCTTCGCATCTGCAGCAGCTCTCTCTCAAATCCTTCCCCAAAACCTTCCTCCACCACAGCCTCCGCCCTTGCTGTCGACACTTCCACCATCCCCACTCCTGAGATTTTCGTCTCTCGATTCGCCGCTGATGAACCCAGAAAAGGCGCCGATATCCTCGTCGAGGCTCTCGAGCGCCAAGGCGTCACCGATGTCTTTGCTTACCCCGGCGGCGCGTCCATGGAGATCCATCAGGCCCTCACGCGCTCTTCGTCCATCCGTAACGTTCTCCCTCGCCACGAACAGGGCGGGGTATTCGCCGCCGAGGGTTACGCTCGCTCCTCTGGCCTTCCAGGCGTTTGCATTGCAACTTCCGGCCCCGGCGCCACCAATCTGGTCAGCGGCCTTGCCGATGCCCTCCTCGACAGCGTTCCGTTGGTGGCCATTACAGGGCAAGTTCCGAGGAGAATGATCGGTACCGATGCGTTTCAGGAAACTCCCATCGTAGAGGTAACACGCTCTATTACAAAGCACAATTATCTGGTTCTTGATGTAGATGACATTCCTAGGATTGTGAGCGAGGCATTTTTTCTCGCAATTTCTGGTCGTCCTGGTCCTGTTCTTATTGATATTCCCAAAGACGTTCAGCAACAGCTCGCGATTCCTAATTGGAATCAGCCCATGAAATTACCTGGTTACTTGTCTAGGTTACCTAAGCCTCCCATTGATTCGCATTTGGAACAAATTGTGCGATTAATCTCTGAATCTAAGAAGCCTGTTCTTTACGTGGGTGGAGGGTGTTTGAATTCGTCAGAGGAGCTGCGGCGGTTTGTCGAGCTGACCGGGATTCCAGTGGCCAGCACTCTGATGGGTCTTGGGGCTTTTCCTTGCTCCGATGACTTGTCTCTGCAAATGCTGGGAATGCACGGGACAGTTTATGCCAACTATGCTGTGGATAAAGCGGACCTGTTGCTTGCATTTGGAGTGAGATTTGATGACCGTGTGACAGGGAAACTTGAGGCCTTTGCAAGCCGTGCGAAGATTGTTCATATCGATATCGATTCTGCCGAGATTGGGAAGAACAAGCAGCCCCATGTATCGGTCTGTGGCGATGTGAAGTTGGCCTTGCAGGGAATGAATTGTTTACTTGAGAAGGTTGAGAAGCCTCACTTTGAATTCTCTGCGTGGAGAGAGGAGCTGAATGAGCAGAAATCGAAGTATCCATTGACTTTCAAGACATTTGATGAGGCCATTCCTCCACAGTATGCAATTCAAGTTCTTGATGAGCTAACCAATGGCGAGGCCATCGTAAGCACAGGGGTGGGGCAGCATCAGATGTGGGCAGCTCAGTTCTACAAGTACAAGAAGCCACGCCAGTGGTTAACCTCTGGCGGGTTAGGTGCAATGGGCTTTGGACTGCCTGCAGCGATGGGGGCAGCAGTAGCAAATCCGGGTGCAATAGTCGTTGACATCGACGGGGATGGGAGTTTCATGATGAATGTCCAAGAACTGGCAACAATCAGTGTTGAGAAACTTCCCGTGAAGATCCTGCTGCTGAACAACCAGCATCTGGGCATGGTTGTGCAGTGGGAGGATCGGTTCTACAAAGCCAACAGAGCTCATACATACCTGGGAGACCCATCAAACGAATCTGAGATATTCCCCAACATGTTGAAGTTTGCAGAGGGATGCGGGATCCCGGCGGCACGTGTGACGAAGAGGGCGGAGTTAAGAGCAGcgatgaagaagatgctgGAGACGGAAGGGCCTTACCTGTTGGATGTGATCGTACCACATCAGGAACATGTGCTGCCGATGATTCCCAGTGGTGGTGCTTTCAAAGATGTGATCACAGAGGGAGATGGAAGATGCTCATACtaa
- the LOC111780633 gene encoding nuclear transcription factor Y subunit C-1, with translation MESNNQAQSSPYPPPQAPVPAPPLHHLLQQQQQQLQMFWSFQRQEIEQVNDFKNHQLPLARIKKIMKADEDVRMISAEAPILFAKACELFILELTIRSWLHAEENKRRTLQKNDIAAAITRTDIFDFLVDIVPRDEIKDEAGLGGMVGATASGVPYYYPPMGQPAGPPGGMMIGRPAMDPTGVYAQPPSQAWQSVWQPAAEDGSYASGGSSGQGNLDGQS, from the exons ATGGAGAGCAACAACCAAGCCCAATCCTCCCCTTACCCTCCTCCTCAGGCCCCTGTTCCGGCCCCTCCCTTACACCACCTCcttcagcagcagcagcagcagcttcaGATGTTCTGGTCCTTTCAGCGTCAAGAAATCGAACAGGTTAATGACTTTAAAAACCATCAGCTTCCTTTGGCCCGCATTAAGAAGATCATGAAAGCCGATGAGGACGTGCGTATGATATCCGCTGAGGCACCCATTTTGTTCGCCAAGGCGTGCGAGCTCTTCATTCTTGAACTCACGATTAGGTCATGGCTCCACGCGGAAGAGAATAAGAGGCGTACATTGCAGAAGAATGATATTGCAGCGGCCATCACGAGGACCGATATCTTTGATTTCTTGGTTGATATTGTGCCTAGGGATGAGATCAAGGACGAGGCTGGGTTGGGTGGCATGGTTGGAGCCACTGCCAGTGGAGTGCCGTACTATTATCCGCCTATGGGCCAACCGGCAGGGCCCCCTGGGGGGATGATGATTGGGAGACCAGCAATGGATCCCACCGGAGTCTACGCTCAGCCGCCGTCGCAGGCGTGGCAATCGGTGTGGCAGCCGGCCGCAGAGGATGGTTCTTACGCGAGTGGGGGCAGCAGCGGGCAGGGCAATCTTGATGGTCAGAG TTAA